One Neovison vison isolate M4711 chromosome 2, ASM_NN_V1, whole genome shotgun sequence genomic window carries:
- the YTHDF2 gene encoding YTH domain-containing family protein 2 encodes MSASSLLEQRPKGQGNKVQNGSVHQKDGLNDDDFEPYLSPQARPNNAYTAMSDSYLPSYYSPSIGFSYSLGEAAWSTGGDTAMPYLTSYGQLSNGEPHFLPDAMFGQPGALGSTPFLGQHGFNFFPSGIDFSAWGNNSSQGQSTQSSGYSSNYAYAPSSLGGAMIDGQSAFASETLNKAPGMNTIDQGMAALKLGSTEVASSVPKVVGSAVGSGSITGNIVASNSLPPATIAPPKPASWADIASKPAKQQPKLKTKNGIAGSSLPPPPIKHNMDIGTWDNKGPVAKAPSQALVQNIGQQPTQGSPQPVGQQANNSPPVAQASVGQQTQPLPPPPPQPAQLSVQQQATQPTRWVAPRNRGSGFGHNGVDGNGVGQSQAGSGSTPSEPHPVLEKLRSINNYNPKDFDWNLKHGRVFIIKSYSEDDIHRSIKYNIWCSTEHGNKRLDAAYRSMNGKGPVYLLFSVNGSGHFCGVAEMKSAVDYNTCAGVWSQDKWKGRFDVRWIFVKDVPNSQLRHIRLENNENKPVTNSRDTQEVPLEKAKQVLKIIASYKHTTSIFDDFSHYEKRQEEEESVKKERQGRGK; translated from the exons ATGTCGGCCAGCAGCCTCTTGGAGCAG AGACCAAAAGGTCAAGGAAACAAAG TACAAAATGGATCTGTACATCAAAAGGATGGATTAAATGATGATGATTTTGAACCTTACTTGAGTCCACAGGCAAGGCCC aaTAATGCATATACTGCCATGTCAGATTCCTATTTGCCCAGTTACTACAGTCCCTCTATTGGCTTCTCCTATTCTTTGGGTGAAGCTGCTTGGTCTACTGGGGGTGATACAGCCATGCCCTATCTGACTTCTTATGGACAGCTGAGCAACGGAGAGCCTCACTTCCTACCAGATGCAATGTTTGGACAGCCAGGAGCCCTGGGTAGCACTCCATTTCTTGGTCAGCatggttttaatttctttcccaGTGGGATTGACTTCTCAGCTTGGGGAAATAACAGTTCTCAGGGACAGTCTACTCAGAGCTCTGGATATAGTAGCAATTATGCTTATGCACCTAGCTCCTTAGGTGGAGCCATGATTGATGGACAGTCAGCTTTTGCCAGTGAGACCCTCAATAAGGCTCCTGGCATGAATACTATAGACCAAGGGATGGCAGCACTGAAGTTGGGTAGCACAGAAGTTGCAAGCAGTGTTCCAAAAGTTGTAGGTTCTGCAGTTGGTAGTGGGTCCATTACTGGTAACATCGTGGCTTCCAATAGTTTGCCTCCAGCAACCATTGCTCCTCCAAAACCAGCATCTTGGGCTGATATTGCTAGCAAGCCGGCGAAACAGCAACCGAAGTTGAAGACCAAGAATGGCATTGCAGGGTCAAGTCTTCCACCACCCCCAATAAAGCATAACATGGATATTGGAACTTGGGATAATAAGGGTCCTGTGGCAAAAGCCCCCTCACAGGCTTTGGTTCAGAACATAGGTCAGCAGCCAACCCAGGGGTCTCCCCAGCCTGTAGGTCAGCAGGCTAACAATAGCCCACCAGTGGCTCAGGCATCTGTGGGGCAACAAACACAGCCATtgcccccacctccaccacaGCCTGCCCAACTCTCAGTCCAGCAACAGGCAACTCAGCCAACCCGCTGGGTAGCACCTCGGAACCGTGGCAGTGGGTTCGGTCATAATGGGGTGGATGGTAATGGAGTAGGACAGTCTCAGGCTGGATCTGGATCTACTCCTTCAGAACCTCACCCAGTGTTGGAGAAGCTGCGGTCCATTAACAACTATAACCCCAAGGATTTTGACTGGAATCTGAAACATGGCCGGGTTTTCATCATTAAGAGCTACTCTGAGGACGATATCCACCGTTCCATTAAGTATAATATCTGGTGCAGCACAGAGCACGGTAATAAGAGACTGGATGCTGCTTATCGCTCCATGAACGGGAAAGGCCCCGTTTACTTACTTTTCAGTGTCAACGGCAGTGGACACTTCTGTGGCGTTGCAGAAATGAAATCTGCTGTGGACTACAACACATGTGCAGGTGTGTGGTCCCAGGACAAATGGAAGGGTCGTTTTGATGTCAGGTGGATTTTTGTGAAGGACGTTCCCAATAGCCAACTGCGACACATTCGCCTAGAGAACAACGAGAATAAACCAGTGACCAACTCCAGGGACACTCAGGAAGTGCCTCTGGAGAAGGCTAAGCAGGTGTTGAAAATCATAGCCAGCTACAAGCACACCACTTCGATTTTTGATGACTTCTCACACTATGAGAAACgccaagaggaagaagaaagtgtTAAAAAG GAACGTCAAGGTCGTGGCAAATAA